TCTACTTTCTATAGTTTATTGCATAATGCCTATAGTTTACTGAATACATTATATCCAAGATCATATACATTTCTTGTTTTAATGTATAGGTTGGCCTTTCACAGATACTGtgttctttgtcttcttcaaaATCTAATTAAACTCTCCACTTCAAGTATTGCTATACATCATTGATTCTCAACTAAGAGTATATATCAAAATCAAtagggggcagctgggtggctcagtcgttcagcatTGGTCAtgtttcccagggtcctggaatcaagccccgcatcgggctccctgctccactggaagcctgcttcttcctctccgagtccccctgcttgtgttccctctctcactggctgtctctctatcagtcaaataaaaataaagtcttttaaaataatcaataggaccattttacaaattatagttgccctggggtgcctgggtggctcagttgttaagcatctgccttcagctcagggcgtgatcctggggtcctggggtcctgggatccagccccacattgggctcctcctctgggagcctgcttcttcctctcccactcccccttcttgtgttccctctctctctggctgtctctctctgtatcaaataaataaataaaatctttaaaaaaagttatacttGCCCTGAACCCAGTACCTGGAGATTCTAATTCAGAAGATGAATGATGGGTCTTAAGCATgtcaattttctaaaaaattctcGATAGATGAGTTTTGGATTTTCTTCCTTGTAGGCATTATGGCCATACTAAAAATAATCCAGGACCAGATacattcacaggtgaattctaccagacatttaaagaaaaattaatatctattctcctcaaactagtCCAAAAAAGTAGAAGAAGAAGTCAACCTTTCAAATACATTCTACAAGGTCACCATTAGCctaataccaaaactagacaaagacattacaaaaaaaccagaaaactatGGGCCAAGATCTCTGATgaacaaagatgtaaaaatcaTTAACAAACCACATAAAACAATCGATCAAAACCATCTTCACTACAATCAGGTGAGATTTATTCCCAAGATGCAagctggttcaatattcacaaatccatAGTCATACACCACATAACAAAACAAAggttaaaaatcatatgataatctcaatagatgcagaccaaacatttgacaagattcaacatccattcatgataaaaactatcaataaaatagagataacatacctcaacataataaagaccatacaTGGAAAATCCACAGCctacatcatactcaatgatgaaaaactgagagctttccctctaaggtcaggaataagaaaaggatgtccactctcaccctTTTTATTCGACAAAGTACTGTAAggcctagccacaacaatcaaatgaaagaaagagagagagagagaagaaagggagggagggagagagggagcggagagagagggaggagagaggaaagaaagaaagaaagaaagaaagaaagaaagaaagaaagaaagaaagagagagagaaagaaagagagggagggaagaaagagagagagagggcatccATATTaataaagaagttaaactgtcactatttgcagatgacatgatactacagatagaaaatcctaaagactccagcaaaaaaacctactagaaataaacaaattcaacaaaGTAGGAGAATACAGAATTAATACTCATAAATTGATAGCATTTCTATCACTAACAGTAAATGcacagaaagagaattttttaaaaaatcacacaatttATAAttgtatgaaaaagaatgaaatacctcaggataaacttaaccaaagaggtgaaatacctgtactctgaaaactataaaacactgattaaagaaattcaagacaacacaaatggacagatattccatgcttatggattggaagaattaacattatcAAAATagccatactacccaaaacaatctatagattcaatgcaatccctataaaaatacNtagattcaatgcaatccctctaaaaataccaaaagcatttctCACAAAAATAGAGTAATatgaaaatttgtatggaaccacggAAGACCCCAAATTAGATATCAAATGGAGATATTGAGAAAGAAATTGGGTAGATAAATCCAGGTTGCAGAAGAGACTTCATggctagggagaaaaaaatttggcTTCATCTTACATAGATGGTTGGTTTTTATATCAAGGGCTAACTGGCAGGTCACTTACAGAGAGAGGATcattggggaaggaaaaatatcaaGGATTAGGtccagtgggggggagggggaatcgGAAAACATGTACAGATCAAGTCAACCAGGAGAAACTCTGACACAGAAGCCTGAGATAATACAtagagagaaatgagaatgaCTAGTCTATGCACAGATCTCCAACTAATATAATTCAAATCTCAGAATGCTTTCAGTGATATGACACTGTAGTTATATTTACTTTACatgacaaaatatatatagaataccATCATGAGGTATTTTCTCTGCATGTGATAAATTTCAAATGAGGACTGAAGCCTGTGTACTCTAGTTAGGGTAAATCTCAGTTAAAAGAGACTATTAGTCTTTAGTCTAAACCTCAttcattcaggggcacctgggtggctcagttggttgagcatctaacttcggctcctgtcatgatctcagggtcctgggatcgagccctgcgttgggctccctggtcagtggggagtctgcttcttcctctctctctgtgatctctctcactttcactgtctctcaaataaataaaatctttaaaaaaataaaagtcaaaaaaataagCCTTATTCATTCATAccaatttcacttaaaatttttattcaaggTGACAGAACAAGCAGCTTACTCCTCTTCAGCAACAAATATTTAACTGCAAAGGGaaccaagttaaaaataaagaatgctttGAAGAATTGTGCCTATGTCACAAAACCCTGAGAGAAAGTAATATTTCAAATTGTGTGAtttcagatctttaaaaataagagggCACACAAATATCAAAGAGGCCTTGCTGTAAGCAATGGTTGATTTAAAGTTGATGTTCCTGAACTTGGCTGAAAGCCTCTGAATGATAAGAAGCATCTATCTTAATTTTATGTAGTGCTgaggacacacacaaaaaaaggcagGGGCTTAACGGTCCATGGTGGGCATGGCGATCATGATGGTAAGCTGTAACAAGCACCCACACCCCCAAGTTCCTTATTTCCTCCCAATATCACTGGGGCAAATAGTGCTAAATATCTTTATGTAATCTAAGACTGTGCTGCcaattgaaatgtaaaaaagatTGGAGAACATCTTAAGATGTAGTCATTTGTAACATGGTGATATCTTATTGCAgtgtgaagagggaaaaaaatgaaaaacccagTTGAAAATAACCACTCTGACCCTGTGAGTGAATTCAATCTTCTTGGATTCCCTTGTTCCTGGAAGATTCAGGTCCTcctcttctcattcttctttgcaGTCTATGTCCTAACACTAACTGGAAACCTGTGCATTATCTGTGCAGTGTGGTGGGACAACCATCTCCATGCCCCCATGTACATCCTGCTGGCCAATTTTTCCTTCCTGGAGATGTGGTATGTCACCTCCACTATCCCCAATATGCTCGCCAACTTGCTCTCTGAAAACAGCACCATCTCCTTCTATGGCTGCTTCCTCCAGTTCTACTTCTTCTTCTCCATGGGCACCATTGAGACCTTCTTCTTGTCTGCCATGGCCTTTGACAGGTACCTTGCTATCTGCAGGCCCCTGCACTACCCCACTCTCATGACTGTTCAGCACTGCATCAGAATAggagctgggtgctgggtgtgtggcttctcttgttttctcctcCCAGTTTACCTGATCTCCCAACCTCCTTTTTGTGGTCCCAATACAATTGATCACTTTTTATGTGACCCAGGGCCCCTTATGAATCTGTCCTGTGTGCCAGTTTCTGCTACTGAGATCATCTGTGCCGTCTTTAACTCAGTCCTCATTTTCTCCACCTTCCTCTTCATTACCAGCTCCTATACTCTGGTGATCAGAGCTGTGCTGAAGGTCCCTTCAGCAGAAGGCCGGCATAAGGCCTTCTCCACATATGGCTCCCATCTTGCTGTAGTGTCCCTGTTCTATGGTTCTATCATGTTGATGTACCTGAGCCCAATGGCAGGCAATCCAGCAGGGATCCAAAAAATTGTGACTTCATTTTATTCTGTGATGACTCCATTTTTCAATCCCTTGATCTATAGCCCCTGGaataaagagatgaagaaggcCCTGAGAAAACTGTTTAGGATTATGAGATTTGGTCAAATACATCCTCTCAAGAGCTAGAATCCATATATGTGTAAGACACATAGTGACATAAACTTATAGGAAGTTAATGGTCTTAAGTAAATTTGAGAGGCAAATATGTCTCCCATATTCCctggaatatttttagaaatgcatCTCAAtgaagcaaatagaaaataagatcTTACAAGAACTTGCATCAATCTATAATTTATACTAGGCTTCACTGTATTAATATTCTTGTCTGTCTTGCAtgcaaacaggaaaatgtgaaacATTATCAGGACTCTTTGGAGAAAACCAAATATAACCCAGATGTCACCTGGTCAGCTTCTATCTTTTACAGATATAGGTAAATTTGTCTCTGATACCCAGTTTCTCAGGGATCACATGCCTTAAATACCCACCACTATCTCCCTACATATATACCGTATAAACATGTTCATGTGTGCTTCCTTTCTCCCACCCCTGAATCTACCCACCTATCTTGTTTTGATCTTATCAGTCTGGATGTGAGACTCACCCCTTCAACattttatccaaaaacaaagTAATTCCAGTTTTGTGTGGGTTTATTAACCTGACTACAGGTTGGGGTTAGGTAAAGTCATAGGAACAGCCACCGTGCTAGAACATGCAGTCTATCTTTCATATTATACctgttctgcctctttctcttctttcctcatcctcctcccaccacccaccAGAACAACCAgaacatcttttcctttcttattcagaATAATTGCTTCTATATGTAGGCCCTTTGCAGTTTTGGATTGTTCCTCAAACTGggcttttcaaaaaatttcttcTCAGCAAATCTAATTCTTAAATAGGATTTTGTGAAAATAGGTTTTTTTCTAACTGCTTGCTCTTTGGGTTGTTTTAGGTTCTTATAACATACTATATTCCTTATCTTAGTACCATgcaatacaaaagaataaatgtacTGAAACAGAGATGAGATCTGGAAATATGATTACCTGcaaaaaacttaatgaaataaaaataaatgatttttaagtgctttatgatttttaaagaatttttctatCTGTGTAGAATGAAAACTAACCATGCAGAGAGGATAGTGTGTATAAGTCTGAGGATAGAAATAAGatagtataggggcacctgggtggcacagcggttaaccatctgccttcggctcagggcgtgatcccggcgttatgggatcgagccccacatcaggctcctccgctgtgagcctgcttcttcctctcccactccccctgcttatgttccctctctcgctggctgtctctactctgtcgaataagtaaataatatcttaaaaaaaaaagaaataagatagtataaaaaagaaataaaatagtatggttgctcttcaacaaatggtgctgggaaaactggacaactacatgcaaaagaacaaaactgaaccattttcttatacacaaaaaacaaactcaagatggattaaagacttaaatatgagacctgaaatcataaaactcctagaagaaaacatagatagtAATTTGTTTGACATCAGCCCtagcaacattttttctagatagagctccacaggcaagggaaatgaaagcaaaaataaactattgggtctataccaaaataaaaaaaaaaaaacttatgcacagcaaaggaagccatcagcAAAGCTAAAAGGCATCAtagtgaatgggagaatatatttgtgaatgatatatccaataaggggttagtatccaaaatatataaataacttatagaactcaacacacacacacacacacacacacacacacacacacacacatccaatctgatttaaaaatgagcagaggacctgaataaatatttttcaaagaagacatacagatggccaaaagacacatgaaaagatgctcaacgtcactcatcatcagggaaatgcagatcaaaactacaaggagatatatcaccttacatctgtcagaatggctagcatcaaagagacaagaaataacaagtgttgacaaagatgaaggggaaaaagaacccttgtacagtgctggtgggaatgtaattggtatagctgctatggaaaacagtatgaaaattcctcaaaaaattaaaaatagaaataccaaagatccaacaattccacttgcCAAATGAAAAAGCAGTAAGGGGACATGCAAAATGGGTAAAGGCAAGTGAGAGATACAGATTTCTAATTATGgagtgaataagtcacagggataaaacttacagcatagggaatatagccaatagTAATGCAATAACACTTTATGGTAACTGATGGTAGCTACACTGTGGCGagcagagaagttgaatcactatgttgtacacctgaaactaatgtaacattgtgtatcaactataattcaataaaataaatttttttcaaaattttatgaagACATGCAAAAAATTGCTATAAAATGATTAGAAATAACTTAGGAATGGGAAAAGTGGGGAAATGcaacaaagtattatttttatatgaccCATTAAAGGACTAGTAGTGtcattaatagtatttttaattttttctatattattttatatttgccaatttttcttagattttctaaaatagtcattttaattgtatataatttCCTAGCACAGTGTATATGTCTAGTAACAAGTCAAAAAGCAAATGTCCTACAGTGGTATACAActtaaaatgataagaaaaatacctttatttctaGGATGAGAGCGCACTAAAAGAGATATTTTAGGAGAGATTTAGGCAGGTGAGTCTCAGGCCTTCAAAGTTGTCCccctaaaataatttccttcccaGGGTTCTAATTATCAGCCCTGTGTGTGGGAAAATGACCTGATCTATGTATTTTGACAAGCTTAATTTCTTTGATAGTTGtgtcttttggggcacctgggtggctcagtcagttaaacatctgccttatgctcagtcatgatctcagggtcctggtattgagccctgcattgggctccctgctcagtggagagcctgcttcttcctctccctcagccctccccgccccacctcccccagcccctgctcatactctctctcactcactcgctctcactctatctcaaataaataaatctttaaaaaataaaaaaaataattaaaaaatagttgtgTCTTtagttttccccattttcttccAGGCATCCCTATCAATATATCCaggatttttttctgaatctccTCTTGAATTTCATCCCCCAACAAAATGTGCCTTAGATTGTCTTTAAGATCTTAGGCCCCCAAAAAATGGTATTATCAATATTGAAACTACATCCCACCGTGGAAACCAAATTCTGttcacattattcttttttttctttcttttttttaatgaatgggtGAATAATTTCggttatcttctttttttattataatatttttattatattatgttagtcaccatacagtacatccctgttttttgatgtaaagttccatgattcattagttgcgtgtaacacccagtgcaccatgcaatacgtcccctccttactaaccatcaccagtctatcccattcccccacacccctcccctctgaagccctcagtttgtttctcagagtccatagtctctcatgattcattcccccttctgattaccccccctttctttatccctttcttctcctaccaatcttcctagttcttatgttccatagatgagagaaaccatatgataattgtctttctctgcttgacttatttcacttagcattatctcctatgcaagttggtacagccactctggaaaaaagtgtggaggtcccttaaaatgttaaaaattgagttacactatgatccagcaattgcactactgggtatttaccccaaagatacagacgtagtgaagagaagggccatatgcatcccaatgttcatagcagcatagtccacaatagctaaattgtggaaggagctgagatgcccttcagtgactggattaagaagttgtggtctatatatgcaatggaattttactcagctatcagaaagaacaagttctcaacgtttgctgcaacatggacggcactggaggagataatgttcaCATTATTCTTATAGAAACTCCTGAAGCCATGAACTTACTACTGACAAAATGTACACTATTTTCCCATCCCAAATACATTCAAAGGTGCTAAAACCTAACTGTCAGTGTCTATTATTCAGATACCATATGATAACTGaatgatgtattttctctttcccaccattttcttcttctcctttgaaATATTCCCGcactcattttttaatatattcatctcccaaacatttactgagtgtctccTATGTGCAAAATAGTGAGCCCTGGTTTGGAGAAATAATGAAGTGCAAACTGCTCACAGACCTTAGAGatttaaagttgctaagagaatagattctAAGAGTTGTCATCTAAggataaattttctattttcttttcattgcatcTATGTGAGAGGATGGAGGTTAACTAAACTTAtagtggtaattatttcacaacagatgtaaatcaaaccatcatgctgcacaccttaaacttatacagtgatgtatgtcaattatttctcaacaaaatgggaggaaaaacaGTGAGAAGACTCCAGGCAAATAAAGAGGAACCACAAGAGGGGGACCAACGGACCCAGAAACTCTGGGGATTTAGGATATCAAGACAGCCTTGGAAGCAACTTGGACCTGCCAAGTGCTCTGACTTTACTGCTTCATTTAGTAAAGGGATCCCCAACTGGAAAAGAGGGGGAGGAGGTAAGAAATTGACTTCAAACTGACAAGTTGGAATGAGGTCAACAAGCCGCAAACTTCACAAATATCCTTGCAATTGGCTACAAATTTCCATGTTATGATTTGCCCCCCAACCCATCTCTCTGTATTATAACAATGGCAAACAATGAAGAGAGGTgatcagtggggaaaaaaggaaaacaaatatatttgacaAGCCTTCTATACAGAAAACTATAAACttgttgaaagaaattcaagaagataTAAATTAATAGGAAGATATGCCAAGTCCATGGATTATAAGAATAATTATTATGTAGACGACAATCAATGTCCCCATTAGAAGCAATCCCAATCAGAATTCCAGCAATAATTTCTGTGCAAATTGATGAGAGGATTCTAAATTTATGTGGAAAGGCATTGGGCAAAGACTATCAAGAAGAGTTTGAAGAGAAATAAATTGGGAGGACTTATATCACTTGAAatcaaaacttattataaagctacaataattaagagaatgtgttggagaggatgtggagaaaggggatccctcctacattgttggtgggaatgcaagttggtacagccacNNNNNNNNNNNNNN
This DNA window, taken from Ailuropoda melanoleuca isolate Jingjing chromosome 20, ASM200744v2, whole genome shotgun sequence, encodes the following:
- the LOC117797279 gene encoding olfactory receptor 11H6-like: MYILLANFSFLEMWYVTSTIPNMLANLLSENSTISFYGCFLQFYFFFSMGTIETFFLSAMAFDRYLAICRPLHYPTLMTVQHCIRIGAGCWVCGFSCFLLPVYLISQPPFCGPNTIDHFLCDPGPLMNLSCVPVSATEIICAVFNSVLIFSTFLFITSSYTLVIRAVLKVPSAEGRHKAFSTYGSHLAVVSLFYGSIMLMYLSPMAGNPAGIQKIVTSFYSVMTPFFNPLIYSPWNKEMKKALRKLFRIMRFGQIHPLKS